CGTATTTGAAATAGCAGGTGATGTTGTGATGCTATTTTTGGATAGTGTATTTTCAGATTATAGTTCATGACTGATCCTTTTTTCGGTCTGTCCGACCGGTTTATAGTTGTAGTGTTGACAGTCTAAAGACCGGTTTATAGTTGTAGTGTTGACAGTCTAAAGACTAGTTTATAGTTGCAGGATTCAGTCTAAAGACTAGTTTATAGTTGTAGTGTTGACAGTCTAAAGACTAGTTTATAGTTGTCGGAGTCACAGTCTAAAGACCGGTTTATAGTTGTAGGATTCAGTCTAAAGACCCGTTTATAGTTGTAGGATTCAGTCTAAAGACTGGTTTATAGTTGTAGGAGTCACAGTCTAAAGACTAGTTTAAAGACCATTTTATAGTTGTAGTGTTGACAGTCTAAAGACCATTTTATAGTTGTAGTGTTGACAGTCTAAAGACCAGTTTATAGTTGTAGTGTTGACAGTCTAAAGACTAGTTTATAGTTGTAGGAGTCACAGTCTAAAGACTAGTTTATAGTTGTAGGAGTCACAGTCTAAAGACTAGTTTATAGTTGTAGTGTTGACAGTCTAAAGACCAGTTTATAGTTGTAGTGTTGACAGTCTAAAGACTAGTTTATAGTTGTAGGAGTCACAGTCTAAAGACTAGTTTATAGTTGTAGGAGTCACAGTCTAAAGACTAGTTTATAGTTGTAGGAGTCACAGTCTAAAGACTATTTTATAGTTGTAGTGTTGACAGTCTAAAGACCGGTTTATAGTTGTAGTGTTGACAGTCTAAAGACTAGTTTATAGTTGCAGGATTCAGTCTAAAGACTAGTTTATAGTTGTAGTGTTGACAGTCTAAAGACTAGTTTATAGTTGTCGGAGTCACAGTCTAAAGACCGGTTTATAGTTGTAGGATTCAGTCTAAAGAGCAGTTTATAGTTGTAGGAGTCACAGTCTAAAGACCCGTTTATAGTTGTAGGATTCAGTCTAAAGACTGGTTTATAGTTGTAGGAGTCACAGTCTAAAGACTAGTTTATAGTTGTAGTGTTGACAGTGACAGTCTAAAGACTAGTTTATCGTTGTAGTGTTGACAGTCTAAAGACCAGTTTATAGTTGTAGTGTTGACAGTCTAAAGAGCTGTTTATAGTTGTAGTGTTGACAGTCTAAAGACCAGTTTATAGTTGTAGTGTTGACAGTCTAAAGACTAGTTTATAGTTGTAGTGTTGACAGTCTAAAGACTAGTTTATAGTTGTAGTGTTGACAGTCTAAAGACTAGTTTATAGTTGTAGTGTTGACAGTCTAAAGACTAGTTTATAGTTGAAGTGTTGACAGTCTAAAGACTAGTTTATAGTTGTAGGAGTCACAGTCTAAAGAccgtctgtcgctctctctacccgtctcctctctgtctatctgtgacATACTCTCACAGAGTTGAAGAGATAGTGAGATAAGGGAGAGGAGTTATTTCTTGTTGCAGGCAGGTCAATGGTCACCTCATTGTGTTCTGTCAAAGAGCCCCGATGCTAACTCCCCTTAGCACCTATCAACGATAGTATCTTCTGATCGGGGCAGTGTTGCTAAGAGCCCTGATGCTAACTACCCTTAGCGCCTATCAACGATAGTATCTTCTGACCGGGGCAGTGTTGCTGTCGTTAATAGGAGCTACACCAGGAAgtcatctctctttccccacctttATCTATGATCTGTGTATTATCTTGTATAGACAGTCTGTCACCATCTCTGTCCGACACCCCCCTGATAACTCAACTTCACACTAGTTTTCGGCTATTTTCCAGTGGTAGTAAAAGTATAGATAACTTAATAGAAAGTTTCTCAAGTAAAAgtcaaagtcacccagtaaaatactacttgagtaaaagtcaaagtatttggttctaaatatacttcagtataaaaagtataaataatttcatattcctTATTTTAATTaagcagacggcaccattttgttgtttaaaaaaatgccAGGTGCACACTTCAACACGACAAAACgacaaaagatgcatttgtgtttagttgagtccgccagatcagaggcagaagggaggACCATATAttgtcttgataagtgcgtgaattacACCATTTTCATGTCCCgtctaagcattcaaaatgtaacgagttcTGTTGGGTGTCAGGTAAAACATATagagagtaaaaagtacattattttctttaggaatgtagtaaagtgaaagtagtcaaaaatataaataccaAAGTAACGATAAcctccccaaaaatgtatttttttaaacttaagtactttacaccactgactatTTCCCAATAACACCGAGCAGCCTGGAGGTGATCTGGAGTGGAGAGTTTATAAAAATAGGAAATTGAATAAGTTAAAGATCGCCTTGTATTCTtcttttacttaacacttattttccttaattgttggttaagggcttgtaaaggaAGCATCCCACTGttgcattcggcgcatgtgacaaaccaaatgtgatttgattttgcgCTATTGTTTTGTTGTCAATAACATGCTGATAAGAACTTACTCTCTTATCAGCTCTTGGACTTTGGTAACCTTGCACCTACTGTTGTGTGAATGGTATTGTTAATCAACTTAGAACTCTAAAACCAACCCTTTAGAATTTGAAGTAGTGTATTTCTTCACGCAACACTCGCTACCAGTAAAGCTGTAGCTTGCTACTATAACTCCAGAGAAACTAGACTTTTGGCACTCTGCAGTGCTCTACTCCAAAGCGACCATtttgggtctgtgtgtgtctgtgcgcctTCGAGAGGAAGTGGTGCAACTCGTTTCCTGCAGCCCCCCGAATACACACAGCGAGAAGAGGGGAAAAGCAGCagcaacataaaaaataaaaaaaggtttgCGAGTGAAGAAAATGGCTGATCGTACAGGACAAATGGCTCTCCTTGTAAAAGCGACAAAAATGCATTGAATTTCTTTAGCCTTTTTTTTACAGCCGGCTTCCATTTCAACTCTGTTACACTTTACATGTTATGAGGTAAGGCTCTTTTTTTTAATACGTTTTCCAGGTTGTGTAATCGTGCTTTTTTTCCTAGCCAGTATCGATGTGTTACGCAGCTCACCGGGCAACCAGGAAAGCTTGTCGTAGTTCAGTTTGCCCGCTGTTGGTTAGCATGTTAGCATGCTAGCCAGCTGTTGGTTAGCATGTTAGCATGCTAGCCATTGAGCCCGCTTGTATTAACGTGTTAGCATGTTAGCCATTGTGCCCGCTTGTATTAACGTGTTAGCCATTGAGCCCGCTTGTATTAACGTGTTAGCTTCATAGTCGGTAGTTACGCggtagtgtgttttttcatgGAAGAAAATGACGAAAAGACTTGTTTTTAAAAAAAGTATCGAAAGGTTAGATTGAAATGCACTGTACGATTTGATTAGTTAATATTACCGGTATGTGGATGACCCGGTCTGAAACTTTTTGTTAGCTAACTAAATGTTGGCTACGCTGCAGTCGGTGGTGCAGAATTTAAAGGGCGTCAAATATAAGGCGATTTTTCTTCGGTAACTTAGTTTCATCCCTACTGCCAACACAAAGATGTTAATATTTCTCCTTTAACTGTTTGATCGATTGTGATTTAGTTTTTACCATAGCTAGTTAAAAGGTGTTTTGTTAGTTTATGCTAACTGCTAGTTAGCATAAATCCAACCCAAGTCGTCGCTAGGATACGCGGCTGCAGAAtctgtaaaataaaaataaatcatgaATGTCCTCACTGTAAACCATGGCACAGGTTTATTAACAaataactttttttatttttagtgtGCAACATCTCCTATTTGTCCTTGGGGTTGTTTTGATAGCCAGCAAGCTATTGTCGCTGTGTGCCAGACTGTATTTTTAGCTAGCCTGTTAGTTAGCTAACAAGAGGTTTTATGCACAGGAgtagcctagctagctagttatcgaTTTTTGCTGCACTGTTATTAAACCAAACAAGTGCTTCCTAAAGTAGTCAGTTAATATATACATTGTTGCACCGTGTGAATGAAACACCTTTTGCACAGCTAATCGGTACAGTCTGTGGCCCATGTTAAGCTGCTAGCAAGCCAGCTAATGGCAGATCAACACCAAACTTTAACCCTCTATTTTCCTTTCAGACTAGTTAGGGTGGAAGGCTTAAACTCTTAACGTTTGGCTAGCTGACTCAATAAGGGTTCAACTGCAGCCAGCAATTCGGGGCGTTCCTGTATCTGCAGGAACCCCTCTTTATACTTCTAttggtcttttttttttttttttaagctaTTAGTGAAGTACATAGGCGGGAGGCCGGGGCGCTCCAGTTCAGTAGATGGCGGTAATGCGCCATAACATTGGATGCCAACTACCGATAAACCCCACAGAAGAGGCGGGCGCAATAACTGTAGCTAGCAAAATGTAACCGATGTTGAATGGCTAGCCGCTTTTggggagcgatgggtaacgatgctttgggggtggctgttgtcgatgtgtgcaggttttttttttttttttttacctttattttactaggcaagtcagttaagaacaaattcttattttcaatgacagcctaggaacagtgggttaactgcctgttcaggggcagaacgacagatttgtaccttgtcagctcgggggtttgaacttgcaaccttttggttacaagtccaacgctctaacaactaggctaccctgccaccccatggcCCCTACCTGTGCTCGAACCAgggacgaggagagggacggaagctatactgttacatattgCTAGTACACACCGATAGTGACCTTTTTCCCACAGTTCTGTTAACGACGTTGATAGCAGGCGTGTGCTTGCTTAGCCAGGAGCGTGGTGTCACTGGCTAGTTTGCGCGCGGTGTCGATGGCAAGCTTGGGCGCGGGGTCGCTCCAGCCTCACGCCTGCTGTACTAGTGGGAGGTGGGGGCTACCGGTGCCGGTAGACTGTTTTCCCACATTTCTGTTATGATTTTTCGGGAGGGGGGCAGGAAATCTCGGGTCAAATTGACTGGGCCTGAGCTGTACGTTAACTGTCTGTGGCACAATCCGTTAGTGCGCTGTACTAAAACTCTCAGCCCCAGTTAATTTGACACCAAGAGATTTGCTGCCACAACAAATATTGCATGAAGCTCCTTTTAACATCTCTATGTGGTCAACATGCTCATTGGCTCTGCCCAGGCCCATAGTACATCATGTACTAGGTGACATGTAGTAGGCAAACCCTGTTTTGGTCACTTCTGGTAAATcatcaaaaataaatacattgtaGCCAGGGTATGAAGTGTTATTTTGGGTTCAACAGCCACTGTGGAAAATAGATAAATCAAAATGTTTCTAATGTTTGTTTCTAAAAACAAATCTTTTATGAATAAGAGGTAGATATGGAATGCTCTAACTAGATAAATGGAGTTAATGAACTGACTGGTCTTTGCCAGGAGAGTTTATTAGTGAGCAGGATAAATGAACTGACTGGTCTTTGCCAGGAGAGTGTATTAGTGAGCAGGATAAATGAACTGACTGGTCTTTGCCAGGAGAGTTTATTAGTGAGCAGGGTAAATGAACTGTCTGGTCTTTGCCAGGAGAGTTTATTAGTGAGCAGGGTAAATGAACTGACTGGTCTTTGACAGGAGAGTTTATTAGTGAGCAGGGTAAATGAACTGACTGGTCTTTGACAGGAGAGTTTATTAGTGAGCAGGATAAATGAACTGACTGGTCTTTGACAGGAGAGTTTATTAGTGAGCAGGATAAATGAACTGACTGGTCTTTGACAGGATAGTTTATTAGTGAGCAGGATAAATTAACTGACTGGTCTTTGTTTTGACTGGGGAGTTTAATCattcatttatatatatttttttatttaaccttaacttacttgcctatttaaatgaagagcaacttcttatttacaatgactgcctaccccaggTCAAACCCGAACGGCCCCAGGTCAAACCCGAACGGCCCCAGGTCAAACGCcggagccaattgtgcgccgccccacaattctcccaatcacggcctgatgtgatacagcctggattcaaaccagggtctgtagtgacacctcttgctcTGAGATGCAGCGATCTTCGACCTCTGTGCCTCTCGGGAGCAGATTAGTGAACTGACCCATCTTTCTTTTTTCCCTCTTTTTTTAGAGCTCTCAATACAAGCTGTTGCCAACAAAGAAACAACCTCAAGAGTCAAAACAGGTGAGCCCTGGGCCTGTGTGTGGTTTATTTATAGAGCCCTGGGCCTGTGTGGGGTTTATTTATAGAGCCCTGGGCCTGTGTGTGGTTTATTTATAGAGCCCTGGACCTGTGTGGGGTTTATTTATAGAGCCCTGGGCCTGTGTGTGGTTTATTTATAGAGCCCTGGACCTGTGTGGGGTTTATTTATAGAGCCCTGGGCCTGTGTGTGGTTTATTTATAGAGCCCTGGGCCTGTGTGTGGTTTATTTATAGAGCCCTGGACCTGTGTGGGGTTTATTTATAGAGCCCTGGACCTGTGTGTGGTTTATTTATAGAGCCCTGGACCTGTGTGGGGTTTATTTATAGAGCCCTGGACCTGTGTGGGGTTTATTTATAGAGACCTGGACCTGTGTGGGGTTTATTTATAGAGCCCTGGATCTGTGTGGGGTTTATTTATAGAGCCCTGGACCTGTGTGGGGTTTATTTATAGAGCCCTGGACCTGTGTGGGGTTTATTTATAGAGCCCTGGACCTGTGTGTGGTTTATTTATAGAGCCCTGGACCTGTGTGGGGTTTATTTATAGAGCCCTGGATCTGTGTGGGGTTTATTTATAGAGCCCTGGGCCTGTGTGTGGTTTATTTATAGAGCCCTGGACCTGTGTGTGGTTTATTTATAGAGCCCTGGACCTGTGTGGGGTTTATTTATAGAGCCCTTGACCTGTGTGTGGTTTATTTATAGAGACCTGGACCTGTGTGGGGTTTATTTATAGAGCCCTGGACCTGTGTGGGGTTTATTTATAGAGCCCTGGACCTGTGTGGGGTTTATTTATAGAGCCCTGGACCTGTGTGGGGTTTATTTATAGAGCCCTGGACCTGTGTGGGGTTTATTTATAGAGCCCTGGGCCTGTGTGGGGTTTATTTATAGAGACCTGGACCTGTGTGGGGTTTATTTATAGAGCCCTGGACCTGTGTGGGGTTTATTTATAGAGACCTGGACCTGTGTGGGGTTTATTTATAGAGCCCtggacctgtgtgtgtgcctgcctggccttttcctgtatgtgtgtgtgtgtgcctgtgtgtaggGGGGAGgacatcaatgtgtgtgtgtgtgtgtgtgtgtgtgcatactggAGGTAAAGTCTGGTACAAGCAGCACATGCAGTTCCGTTGTCATGTAGCGCCCGAGCGGCCAGGCCCCCCTGCTGAGTCAGCGCTGCTGTTTTAAAGGCTGAATGAAACCTGCTGTCACACTTTTGTTGTGGACGGCTGTTTGTGTAGCTCATTGTAGTCGTACAGTTCATGTGGAGACAAAAGacctgtgacccccccccccccctagccaCCCCTGTTCCTATCTCCAGCACCTACCCACCCCTCTTCCAATCCCCCAGGTCTTACCCTGACCCCCTACCCACCCCTCTTCCAATCCCCCAGGTCTTACCCTGACCCCCTACCCACCCCTCTTCCAATCCCCCAGGTCTTACCCTGACCCCCTACCCACCCCTCTTCCAATCCCCCAGGTCTTACCCTGACCCCCTACCCACCCCTCTTCCAATCCCCCAGTCCCTACCCTGTCCCCTGACCATATCCCCAACTCCTACCAGGTCCCCTgccccccatccccacctcctACCCCAGGTCCTACCCTGTgccctgacccccaggtcctaccCTGTgccctgacccccaggtcctaccCCATCCCCAGGTCCTACCCCATCCCCCAGGTCCTACCCCGTCCCCTGACCCCCATCCCCCAGTCCCTACCCTGTCCCCTGACCATATCCCCAACTCCTACCAGGTCCCCTgccccccatccccacctcctACCCCAGGTCCTACCCTGTGCCCTGACCCCCATCCCCCAGTCCCTACCCTGTCCCCTGACTATATCCCCAACTCCTACCAGGTCCCCTgccccccatccccacctcctACCCCAGGTCCTACCCTGTgccctgacccccaggtcctaccCTGTgccctgacccccaggtcctaccCCATCCCCAGGTCCTACCCCATCCCCAGGTCCTACCCCATCCCCCAGGTCCTACCCCATCCCCAGGTCCTACCCCATCCCCCAGGTCCTACCCCATCCCCCAGGTCCTACCCCATCCCCCAGGTCCTACCCCATCCCCCAGGTCCTACCCCATCCCCCAGGTCCTACCCCATCCCCAGGTCCTACCCCATCCCCAGGTCCTACCCCATCCCCCAGGTCCTACCCCATCCCCAGGTCCTACCCCATCCCCACGGTCCTACCCCCTCCCCCAGGTCCTACCCCGTCCCCAGGTCCTACCCCATCCCCAGGTCCTACCCCGTCCCCAGGTCCTACCCCATCCCCAGGTCCTACCCCATCCCCAGGTCCTACCCCATCCCCCAGCGTCTACCCCGTCCCCTGACCCCCGTCCCCCAGGTCCTACCCCATCCCCCAGCGTCTACCCCGTCCCCTGACCCCATCCGCCAGCGTCTACCCCgtcccctgaccccatcccccaggtcctaccccatcccctgaccccatcccccaGCGTCTACCCCGTCCCCTGACCCCCATCCCCCAGGTCCTACCCCATCCCCCAGCGTCTACCCCgtcccctgaccccatcccccaggtcctaccccatcccctgaccccatcccccaGCGTCTACCCCGTCCCCTGACCCCCATCCCCCAGCGTCTACCCCATCCCCAGGTCCTACCCCATCCCCAGGTCCTACCCCATCCCCCAGGTCCTACCCCGTCCCCTGACCCCCATCCCCCAGGTCCTACCCCATCCCCCAGCGTCTACCCCgtcccctgaccccatcccccaGGTCCTACCCCGTCCCCTGACCCCCATCCCCCAGGTCCTACCCCGTCCCCTGACCCCCATCCCCCAGGTCCTACCCCATCCCCAGGTCCTaccccatcccctgaccccatcccccaGCGTCTACCCCGTCCCCTGACCCCCGTCCCCAGGTCCTaccccatcccctgaccccatcccccaGCGTCTACCCCGTCCCCTGACCCCCGTCCCCCAGGTCCTACCCCATCCCCCAGCGTCTACCCCGTCCCCTGACCCCCATCCCCCAGGTCCTACCCCGTCCCCTGACCCCCATCCCCCAGGTCCTACCCCATCCCCAGGTCCTACCCCATCCCCCAGCGTCTACCCCGTCCCTTGACCCCCGTCCCCCAGGTCCTACCCCATCCCCCAGCGTCTACCCCGTCCCCTGACCCCCATCCCCCAGGTCCTACCCCATCCCCCAGGTCCTACCCCATCCCCCAGGTCCTACCCCATCCCCAGGTCCTACCCCATCCCCAAGTACTACCCCATCCCCAGGTCCTACCCCATCCCCCAGGTCCTaccccatcccctgaccccaAGTCCTACCCCATCCCCCAGGTCCTACCCCATCCCCCAGGTCCTACCCCATCCCCCAGGTCCTACCCCATCCCCCAGCGTCTACCCCATCCCAAGACCCCATcccctgacccccaggtcctaccCCCATCCCCCAGGTCCTACCCCCATCCCCCAGCGTCTACCCCATCCCCCAGGTCCTACCCCATCCCCCAGCATCTaccccatcccctgaccccaAGTCCTACCACATCCCCCAGCGTCTACCCCATCCCCCAGGTCCTACCCCATCCCCCAGGTCCTACCCCATCCCCCAGCGTCTACCCCATCCCAAGACCCCATcccctgacccccaggtcctaccCCCATCCCCCAGGTCCTACCCCCATCCCCCAGCGTCTACCCCATCCCCCAGGTCCTACCCCATCCCCCAGCATCTaccccatcccctgaccccaAGTCCTACCCCATCCCCCAGCGTCTACCCCATCCCCCAGGTCATACCCCATCCCCCAGGTCCTACCCCATCCCCCAGCGTCTACCCCATCCCAAGaccctgacccccaggtcctaccCCCATCCCCCAGGTCCTACCCCCATCCCCCAGGTCCTACCCGCAACCCCCACATCCCCCAGGTCCTACCCCCATCCCCCAGGTCCTACCCCATCCCCCAGCGTCTACCCCGTCCCCTGACCCCCGTCCCCCAGGTCCTACCCCATCCCCCAGCGTCTACCCCgtcccctgaccccatcccccaggtcctaccccatcccccagtgtctaccccatcccccagcgtctaccccatcccctgaccccatcccccaGCGTCTACCCCGTCCCCTGACCCCCATCCCCAGGTCCTaccccatcccctgaccccatcccccaGCGTCTACCCCGTCCCCTGACCCCCATCCCCAGGTCCTACCCCATCCCCCAGCGTCTACtcccatcccctgaccccatcccccaGCGTCTACCCCGTCCCCTGACCCCCATCCCCAGGTCCTaccccatcccctgaccccatcccccaGCGTCTACCCCGTCCCTGTGGGTCCCTGGAGCAGCCGGTTTGACCCAGTGGGTCCCTGGAGCAGCCGGTTTGACCCCGTGGTCTCTGGAGCAGCCGGTTTGACCCCGGGGGTCTCTGGAGCAGCCGGTTTGACCCCGGGGGTCCCTGGAGCAGCCGGTTTGACCCCGTGGGTCCCTGGAGCAGCCGGTTTGACCCCGTGGGTCCCTGGAGCAGCCGGTTTGACCCCGTGGGTCCCTGGAGCATCCGGTTTGACCCCGTGGTCCCTGGAGCAGCCGGTTTGACCACGTGGTCCCTGGAGCAGCCGGTTTGACCCCGTGGGTCCCTTGAGCAGCCGGTTTGACCCCGTGGTCTCTGGAGCAGCCGGTTTGACCCCGGTGGCCTCTGGAGCAGCCGGTTTGACCCCGGTGGCCTCTGGAGCAGCCGGTTTGACCCCGGTGGCCTCTGGAGCAGCCGGTTTGACCCCGTGGGTCCCTGGAGCAGCCGGTAGGACTTGTGGTGCGTTTTAGTGTCTAAGTATTGAgccgtggtggagggggcattgagccgtggtggagggggcattgagccgtggtggagggggcattgagccgtggtggagggggcattgagccgtggtggagggggcattgagccgtggtggagggggcattgagccgtggtggagggggcagtagtgtgtctgtggtggagggggcagtagtgtgtctggtggagggggcagtagtgtttCTGTGGTGGAGTGGGCATTGAGAcgtggtggagggggcattgagccgtggtggagggggcagtagtgtgtctgtggtggagggggcagtagtgtgtctgtggtggagggggcagtagtgtgtctggtggagggggcagtagtgtttCTGTGGTGGAGTGGGCATTGAGACGTGGTGGAGGGAGCAGTAAGCCGTGGTGGAGGGGGCagtagtgtgtctgtggtggagggggcattgagccgtggtggagggggcattgaGACGTGGTGGAGTGGGCATTGAGACGTGGTGGATGGGGCAGTAAGCTGTGGtggagggggcagtagtgtttCTTTGGTGGAGTGGGCATTGAGACGTGGTGGAGGAGGCATTGAGAcgtggtggagggggcattgagccgtggtggagggggcagtagtgtgcctgtggtggagggggcattgag
This window of the Oncorhynchus masou masou isolate Uvic2021 unplaced genomic scaffold, UVic_Omas_1.1 unplaced_scaffold_2276, whole genome shotgun sequence genome carries:
- the LOC135533185 gene encoding uncharacterized protein LOC135533185; the protein is PTLCPDPQVLPHPQVLPHPPGPTPSPDPHPPVPTLSPDHIPNSYQVPCPPSPPPTPGPTLCPDPHPPVPTLSPDYIPNSYQVPCPPSPPPTPGPTLCPDPQVLPCALTPRSYPIPRSYPIPRSYPIPQVLPHPQVLPHPPGPTPSPRSYPIPQVLPHPPGPTPSPRSYPIPRSYPIPRSYPIPQVLPHPQVLPHPHGPTPSPRSYPVPRSYPIPRSYPVPRSYPIPRSYPIPRSYPIPQRLPRPLTPVPQVLPHPPASTPSPDPIRQRLPRPLTPSPRSYPIPQRLPRPLTPIPQVLPHPPGPTPSPRSYPIPRSYPIPKYYPIPRSYPIPQVLPPSPSVYPIPQVLPHPPASTPSPDPKSYHIPQRLPHPPGPTPSPRSYPIPQRLPHPKTPSPDPQVLPPSPRSYPHPPGPTRNPHIPQVLPPSPRSYPIPQRLPRPLTPVPQVLPHPPASTPSPDPIPQRLPRPLTPIPRSYPIPQRLLPSPDPIPQRLPRPLTPIPRSYPIP